TAACGATCAGTGGATGCATCAAGAAGAAATTCAAAGTCGAGTGAATATTTCAAAACCGACGTTACTAAAATATATAGGAATTATCCAGAAAAATGACGATAAAAGTTTTTCCCTACAATATTCTCAATCTCAAGGAATACGCTTAGAAATCTATGATGAATTTTTATTTGGAGTTTATTATAGAAGAAAAATCTTTGACATGTGGCCAACACAGTTAGTTTTTCAACTTTTGTTATATGGTAAAATAAGCAAATCAGATTTTTGTAGAGAGTTTTTTTTAAGTGAATCAACATTTGAAAAAAAAATAAGCGACATAAATATTTTGGCAAATCATTTTGGGATAAATATAAAAAGTCGACAGGGGACATATGAATTAGTAGGACCAGAACCACTGATTCGAAGAATATTGGAAGAGATTGTTTGGGAGATCTTCAAAGGTTACGAATGGCCTTTTGATGTAATTGATGAAAATAAAGTAAAAAGAGTCTTATCTAATCTTTTCAAAAACGAAAAAATCAAATTGTCGTCAAAACGAGTGTTAGAATATAGATTAGCGATACTACTAATAAGATTCAATAAGTCTTATTATTATAAAAATACCGAGCCTTTATTTAATGAGCTATTTAAAGGGAATGTTTTTTTCAACTTTATGAATCAACTTTTTCAAAAGGAATTCTTATTGTCTGTTGATGAAGTAGCTTATTTTTCATTATCAATAATTGCGAATAGAAATTATAAAACGACTAAAAATTTTAATAAATCCGATATGTTTAAAATAAATGATTTGTTTAAGAACTATTTTTCTGAATATGTTACGAATTTTAGTGATACAGAAATAGAAGAATTAAATTACTTTCTGCTTTCGTCTCATGTATATTGTTTGTTGTATATTAATACAAATCATATTTATCAACGAAAAGAATCTAAATTAGAAGCAAACCCTAAGGTAGAAAGCCTTTTAGAAAACTATTTAAACTATTTTCATAAAAATAGTAATGGTATTTTTAAAGAAAATGCACAGTTCCTTTTTTATAAATATCAACAGATTATCATGAATATGTTCCCTCCAGAAGCAATATATCCTTTAAAAGTGATCGCTGTTAATACAGATATGAATATGCTTGAAGAAAAGAAGTTTATTCATTTTTTAACGAAAACATTAAATGTATATTCTAATGTTTTTGTAGATAGTATTCAGAATATGGAGGTCAAAGATATAGATCTATTGATCTATACGAATAAAGATACATTTTATACGGATATACCTAATAGTATATATATTGACCGGTACTCTTATCTCGATACATTACCAAGTTGGTTAAATTCTGTATTCGAGGTAATCTTCAGTCGAACAGATTAAATCAGTTGTAATTTTCTATTAGCAAGAAAAATTAAGGAGACAAACATGCCTAAATACGTAAAAATTTTTATCTTATTTATCTCCAGTGTTTTAGTCCTAACAATTTTACTTCTTTTTATTTCACCAGTTCCATTTTTAAACGTAGTAAAAAGTAGAACGCCTAAGCTTCCTGGATACACTCCGCCCCATAAC
This sequence is a window from Enterococcus sp. 7F3_DIV0205. Protein-coding genes within it:
- a CDS encoding helix-turn-helix domain-containing protein encodes the protein MLIVGLEKLLDSETKTILEMLKLLHRSNDQWMHQEEIQSRVNISKPTLLKYIGIIQKNDDKSFSLQYSQSQGIRLEIYDEFLFGVYYRRKIFDMWPTQLVFQLLLYGKISKSDFCREFFLSESTFEKKISDINILANHFGINIKSRQGTYELVGPEPLIRRILEEIVWEIFKGYEWPFDVIDENKVKRVLSNLFKNEKIKLSSKRVLEYRLAILLIRFNKSYYYKNTEPLFNELFKGNVFFNFMNQLFQKEFLLSVDEVAYFSLSIIANRNYKTTKNFNKSDMFKINDLFKNYFSEYVTNFSDTEIEELNYFLLSSHVYCLLYINTNHIYQRKESKLEANPKVESLLENYLNYFHKNSNGIFKENAQFLFYKYQQIIMNMFPPEAIYPLKVIAVNTDMNMLEEKKFIHFLTKTLNVYSNVFVDSIQNMEVKDIDLLIYTNKDTFYTDIPNSIYIDRYSYLDTLPSWLNSVFEVIFSRTD